The Microlunatus antarcticus DNA segment TACGACGCGTTCGGGCGCCCGCGCAGCGGCTCCGGGGTCAGGAACGGGGCGTCGGTCTCCACGAGGACCCGGTCCAGCGGGGTGATGGCCAGGGCCCGCCGCAGGTGCGCGTTCGCCTTGAACGTCACGGTCCCGGCGAACGACAGGTGCGCGCCGCGGTCCAGGCAGGCCCGGGCGAACGCCTCGTCCCCGCTGAAGCAGTGCATGACCACGCGGTCGGGCACGCCCTCGGCGTCGAGGACGTCGAGCACGGCGTCGTGCGCGTCCCGGTCGTGGATGACGAGCGTGCGGTCGTACGCCTTGGCGAAGCCGATGTGGGCGGCGAAGGCGTCGCGCTGCACGGCCTGGCCGGCCGCGTCGGGGGTGCGGAAGAAGTCGAGCCCCGTCTCGCCGACCACGCGCACCAGCGGGTCTGGCGCCAACGCCTCGATCACGGCGAGGCCCTCGTCCAGGCTCCGGCGCGACGCGAGGCCGAGCCGGGCGGCGTCGTTCGGGTGCAGGGCGACCCCGGCCACCACCGACGGGTGGTTCCGCGCGAAGTCGACGGCCCACCGCGACTGCTCGGCGTCGCAGCCGATCTGCACGACCCGGGTCACCCCGACCGACGCCGCACGGGCCAGCGCGTCGTCGGCGTCGAGGCCGGAGTACTCGGCGGTGATGTCGAGGTGGCAGTGGGTGTCGACCACGGGCCCCGGCAGTGGCTCGGGTGCTGCGGGCGGCTCGGAGCGTGCGTTCACGCCCCCGATCCTTCCCGATCCGGGCCGGCCTCGCCGATCAGGGCTTGACCGGGCGCCGGGTCAGCTCCAGCGCGGCCGCGTACAGGGCGTTCCGGGCGATGCCGTCACGTTCCGCGACCTCGCCGACGGCCGGCTTGAGGCGAGCACCGGCCGCGACCAGCGTCGCGACCTCCGCGGCCGCGGAGTTGAGGTCGACGACGCGCTCCGGCGCGCCGGCCACGACCAGCGTCACCTCGCCGCGGACCTGCTCGGCCGCCCAGGCGGCGAGCTCGGAGACCGAGCCGCGCACGACCTCCTCGTACGTCTTGGTCAGCTCGCGGCAGACCGCACCGGGGCGTCCGGGGCCGAAGGCCTCGACCATCGCGTCGAGCGTCTCGGCCGTGCGGTGCGGGGCCTCGAAGAAGACCATCGTCCGAGCCTCGTCGGCGAGCCGGGCCAGCTGCCGGGAGCGTTCTCCAGCCTTGCGCGACAGGAAGCCCTCGAAGCAGAACCGGTCGACGGGCAGGCCGGACACGGCCAGCGCGGTGAGCACCGCCGAGGGCCCCGGCACCGCGGTGACCCGGATGCCCGCCTCGACCGCGGCGGTCACCAGCCGGTAGCCGGGGTCGGACACCGACGGCATCCCCGCGTCGGTCGCGACGAGGACGCGCGACCCGTCGAGGAGGGCCTGGACCAGCTCGGGCGTCCGGGCGGCCTCGTTGCCCTCGAAGTACGACACGACGCGGGCCGAGGTGGTCAGCCCCATCCGGTGCAGCAGCGCGCGGAACCGCCGGGTGTCCTCGGCGGCGATGACGTCGGCCCCCTCCAGCTCGGCCCGCAGCCGGGGCGACGCGTCCGCCACGTCACCGATCGGGGTCCCGGCC contains these protein-coding regions:
- a CDS encoding TatD family hydrolase, translated to MNARSEPPAAPEPLPGPVVDTHCHLDITAEYSGLDADDALARAASVGVTRVVQIGCDAEQSRWAVDFARNHPSVVAGVALHPNDAARLGLASRRSLDEGLAVIEALAPDPLVRVVGETGLDFFRTPDAAGQAVQRDAFAAHIGFAKAYDRTLVIHDRDAHDAVLDVLDAEGVPDRVVMHCFSGDEAFARACLDRGAHLSFAGTVTFKANAHLRRALAITPLDRVLVETDAPFLTPEPLRGRPNASYLVPVTARAMAEVRALPLEDLCRALDENAEAALGGTWPPYAAA
- the rsmI gene encoding 16S rRNA (cytidine(1402)-2'-O)-methyltransferase yields the protein MQETASPAGPGVLVLAGTPIGDVADASPRLRAELEGADVIAAEDTRRFRALLHRMGLTTSARVVSYFEGNEAARTPELVQALLDGSRVLVATDAGMPSVSDPGYRLVTAAVEAGIRVTAVPGPSAVLTALAVSGLPVDRFCFEGFLSRKAGERSRQLARLADEARTMVFFEAPHRTAETLDAMVEAFGPGRPGAVCRELTKTYEEVVRGSVSELAAWAAEQVRGEVTLVVAGAPERVVDLNSAAAEVATLVAAGARLKPAVGEVAERDGIARNALYAAALELTRRPVKP